A genomic region of Paralichthys olivaceus isolate ysfri-2021 chromosome 18, ASM2471397v2, whole genome shotgun sequence contains the following coding sequences:
- the slc25a1b gene encoding tricarboxylate transport protein B, mitochondrial — translation MSGQPGFVSPFHRPRCLAAAAPASKAKFTHPGKAILAGGIAGGIEICITFPTEYVKTQLQLDEKANPPKYKGIGDCVKQTVNGHGVRGLYRGLSSLLYGSIPKAAVRFGVFEFLSNKMRDESGKLDSKRGFLCGLGAGVAEAVLVVCPMETVKVKFIHDQTSANPKYKGFFHGVREIIRTQGLKGTYQGLTATVLKQGSNQAIRFYVMTSLRNWYKGDDPNKAINPLITGSFGAVAGAASVFGNTPLDVIKTRMQGLEAHKYKSTMDCATKIMKHEGPMAFYKGTVPRLGRVCMDVAIVFIIYEEVVKFLNVVWKTD, via the exons ATGTCCGGACAACCAGGCTTCGTGAGCCCGTTCCACAGACCCCGGTGTTTGGCGGCTGCAGCTCCGGCGAGTAAAGCCAAGTTCACCCACCCTGGAAAAGCTATCCTGGCAG GTGGGATTGCAGGAGGCATCGAGATCTGCATCACCTTCCCAACAGAGTACGTTaaaacacaactgcagctgGACGAAAAGGCAAATCCTCCCAAATATAAAGGCATCG GGGACTGTGTGAAGCAGACGGTGAACGGTCATGGGGTGAGGGGTCTGTACAGAGGTCTAAGCTCTCTGCTGTATGGCTCTATACCTAAAGCAGCTGTAAG ATTTGGGGTGTTTGAGTTCCTTAGTAATAAGATGCGTGATGAGAGCGGCAAACTAGACAGCAAGCGAGGATTCCTCTGTGGCCTTGGAGCTGGAGTTGCAGAAGCCGTGCTCGTCGTCTGTCCCATGGAGACAGTTAAg GTCAAATTCATCCATGACCAGACATCAGCCAACCCAAAGTACAAGGGATTTTTCCATGGGGTGAGAGAGATCATTCGAACCCAAG GACTGAAGGGGACCTATCAGGGCCTAACAGCCACTGTACTGAAGCAAGGCTCCAACCAGGCCATTCGCTTCTATGTCATGACTTCCCTGAGGAACTGGTACAAAG GGGATGACCCCAACAAAGCCATTAACCCTTTGATAACCGGATCGTTTGGAGCAGTCGCTGGTGCTGCCAGCGTGTTTGGAAACACTCCCCTGGATGTCATCAAAACCAGAATGCAG GGACTTGAAGCTCACAAGTACAAAAGCACAATGGACTGTGCCACCAAGATCATGAAGCATGAGGGACCAATGGC GTTCTACAAAGGCACCGTCCCTCGGCTTGGTCGGGTGTGCATGGATGTGGCCATAGTCTTCATAATCTATGAGGAAGTCGTAAAGTTCCTGAACGTTGTTTGGAAGACGGACTGA
- the LOC109626446 gene encoding voltage-dependent anion-selective channel protein 2, whose protein sequence is MAVPPSYSDLGKAAKDIFSKGYGFGVVKLDLKTKSQSGVEFNTSGSSNTDTGKAAGSLETKYKMKELGLSFNQKWNTDNTLATEVTVEDQLTQGLKVALETSFVPNTGKKSGKLKTGYKRDFVNLGCDVDFEGPIIHAAAVLGYEGWLAGYQMAFDTAKSKLAQNNFALGYRAGDFQLHTNVNDGTEFGGSIYQKVNDELETAVTLAWTAGSNNTRFGIAAKYKLDQDASLSAKVNNASLIGVGYTQSLRPGVKVTLSALIDGKNFNAGGHKVGMGFELEA, encoded by the exons ATGGCTGTCCCTCCTTCATACTCAGACCTGGGCAAAGCTGCCAAGGATATATTCAGCAAGGGCTATG GCTTTGGTGTCGTGAAGCTGGATCTCAAGACCAAATCACAAAGTGGAGTG GAGTTCAACACATCTGGCTCCagtaacacagacacagggaagGCTGCAGGGAGCCTGGAGACCAAATACAAGATGAAAGAGCTGGGCCTGAGCTTCAACCAAAAGTggaacacagacaacacactgGCTACTGAAGTGACTGTAGAGGACCAG CTGACTCAAGGACTCAAGGTTGCCTTGGAAACATCTTTTGTACCAAACACAGG TAAGAAAAGTGGGAAGCTGAAGACAGGATACAAGCGTGACTTCGTCAACCTGGGCTGTGATGTCGACTTCGAGGGTCCCATCATCCACGCCGCAGCTGTGCTGGGCTACGAGGGCTGGCTGGCCGGCTACCAGATGGCCTTCGACACGGCCAAGTCCAAACTGGCCCAGAACAACTTCGCCCTGGGATACAGGGCTGGAGACTTCCAGCTGCACACTAATGT TAATGACGGGACCGAGTTCGGCGGCTCCATCTACCAGAAGGTGAACGACGAGCTGGAGACGGCGGTAACTCTGGCCTGGACTGCCGGCAGTAACAACACTCGCTTCGGCATCGCTGCCAAATATAAGCTGGACCAAGAcgcctctctgtct GCCAAAGTGAACAATGCCAGTCTGATCGGAGTAGGTTACACCCAGAGCCTTCGGCCAG GCGTGAAGGTCACCCTCTCCGCTCTGATCGACGGGAAGAACTTCAATGCCGGTGGACACAAAGTCGGCATGGGCTTCGAGCTGGAGGCATAA
- the tor4aa gene encoding torsin-4A encodes MSDQESSTSASQTEGELEGEMEGDEELDEGQRDSVPSLSSTLLAVIRIKQKYQALKKRRQVMALSLGEAGTFTGAPVRTSPKIFTFDGITPSSAVPLKKKRRRKRRVMFPNGRRQRAPPKQEQSRAKYCLYLLFAIVFLQVYNAIENLDDHVLRYDLEGLEKTLRREVFGQQGAVEGLLSHLNDYLSTYVHNKPLVVSLHGPSGVGKSHLGRLLAGHFRSVVGEALVLQYYVLHHCPQEAEALQCANDLSTLISQMVVRAEEEEKIPLFIFDEAEHMHEEILDALWQLVASKQSNEYLNAIYLFLSNLGHAHITKHMIQNSSSSSMSASHRHSNLEKELTPILRNTLEKLHLLWTEADILPLGLLEKSHVMECFLDEMTREGFYPDHVNIERLAGEIEYYSSVGGHKYSQTGCKQVVAKVNLL; translated from the exons atgagTGACCAAGAGAGCAGCACCTCGGCCTCTCAAACAGAGGGAGAATTGGAGGGAGAAATGGAAGGGGACGAAGAACTAgatgaaggacagagagactcCGTCCCCAGTCTGTCCTCCACCCTCCTCGCTGTCATACGCATTAAACAGAAGTACCAGGCCTTGAAGAAGAGGCGTCAGGTGATGGCCCTGAGCCTGGGAGAAGCAGGGACCTTCACAGGAGCTCCAGTTCGAACCAGCCCCAAAATCTTCACTTTTGATGGAATCACCCCTTCGTCCGCTGTTcctctgaagaagaagaggagaaggaagaggcgGGTTATGTTTCCGAACGGAAGGAGGCAAAGAGCCCCCCCAaagcaggagcagagcagagccaAGTACTGCCTTTACCTGCTCTTTGCCATCGTCTTTCTCCAG GTGTACAACGCCATAGAAAACCTGGATGACCACGTACTCAGATATGACCTGGAGGGGCTGGAGAAGACTCTGAGGAGAGAGGTGTTTGGACAGCAGGGTGCAGTGGAAGGTCTGCTGTCCCACCTGAATGACTACCTGTCCACCTACGTCCACAACAAGCCCCTCGTGGTGTCCCTGCACGGACCCAGTGGAGTGGGCAAGAGCCACTTGGGACGCCTCCTGGCAGGACACTTCCGTTCCGTGGTGGGGGAGGCGCTGGTGTTGCAGTACTACGTCCTCCACCACTGCCCCCAGGAGGCCGAGGCGCTGCAGTGCGCCAACGACCTCTCCACTCTCATTTCACAGATGGTGGTGCGtgccgaggaggaggagaagatcccGCTCTTCATCTTCGACGAGGCCGAACACATGCATGAGGAGATCCTGGACGCCCTGTGGCAGCTTGTGGCCTCCAAACAGTCCAATGAATACTTGAACGCCATTTATCTGTTCCTTAGCAATCTGGGTCATGCACACATCACCAAACATATGATACAGAACTCCTCAAGTAGTTCTATGTCAGCATCCCATCGCCATAGTAACCTTGAAAAAGAGCTGACTCCAATATTACGCAACACCCTGGAGAAGCTTCATCTGCTGTGGACAGAGGCGGACATCTTACCTCTGGGCCTTTTGGAGAAAAGTCATGTGATGGAGTGCTTCCTGGATGAAATGACTCGAGAGGGGTTCTACCCGGACCATGTCAATATAGAACGCCTCGCAGGGGAGATTGAATATTACTCCTCTGTAGGGGGGCACAAATATTCCCAGACGGGCTGCAAGCAAGTAGTTGCTAAGGTCAACCTGCTGTGA